The Pan paniscus chromosome 1, NHGRI_mPanPan1-v2.0_pri, whole genome shotgun sequence genome has a segment encoding these proteins:
- the MMP23B gene encoding matrix metalloproteinase-23 isoform X2, with protein sequence MGRGARVPSEAPGAGVERRWLGAALVALCLLPALVLLARLGAPAVPAWSAAQGDVAALGLSAVAPTRVPGPLAPRRRRYTLTPARLRWDHFNLTYRILSFPRNLLSPRETRRALAAAFRMWSDVSPFSFREVAPEQPSDLRIGFYPINHTDCLVSALHHCFDGPTGELAHAFFPPHGGIHFDDSEYWVLGPTRYSWKKGVWLTDLVHVAAHEIGHALGLMHSQHGRALMHLNATLRGWKALSQDELWGLHRLYGCLDRLFVCASWARRGFCDARRRLMKRLCPSSCDFCYGDAHGAGTGLRGSWVLAMVWAEGALMGLFPPPGAEFPFPTVATTPPPPRTKTRLVPEGRNVTFRCGRKILHKKGKVWYKDQEPLEFSYPGYLALGEAHLSIIANAVNEGTYTCVVRRQQRVLTTYSWRVRVRG encoded by the exons ATGGGCCGCGGGGCCCGTGTCCCCTCGGAGGCCCCGGGGGCAGGCGTCGAGCGCCGCTGGCTTGGAGCCGCGCTGGTCGCCCTGTGCCTCCTCCCCGCGCTGGTGCTGCTGGCCCGGCTGGGGGCCCCGGCGGTGCCGGCCTGGAGCGCAGCGCAG GGAGACGTCGCTGCGCTGGGCCTCTCGGCGGTCGCCCCCACCCGGGTCCCGGGCCCACTGGCCCCCCGCAGACGCCGCTACACGCTGACTCCAGCCAGGCTGCGCTGGGACCACTTCAACCTCACCTACAG GATCCTCTCCTTCCCGCGGAACCTGCTGAGCCCGCGGGAGACGCGGCGGGCCCTAGCTGCCGCCTTCCGCATGTGGAGCGACGTGTCCCCCTTCAGCTTCCGCGAGGTGGCCCCCGAGCAGCCCAGCGACCTCCGGATAG GCTTCTACCCGATCAACCACACGGACTGCCTGGTCTCCGCGCTGCACCACTGCTTCGACGGCCCCACGGGGGAGCTGGCCCACGCCTTCTTCCCCCCGCACGGCGGCATCCACTTCGACGATAGCGAGTACTGGGTCCTGGGCCCCACGCGCTACAGCTGGAAGAAAG GCGTGTGGCTCACGGACCTGGTGCACGTGGCGGCCCACGAGATCGGCCACGCGCTGGGCCTGATGCACTCACAACACGGCCGGGCGCTCATGCACCTGAACGCCACGCTGCGCGGCTGGAAGGCGTTGTCCCAGGACGAGCTGTGGGGGCTGCACCGGCTCTACG GATGCCTCGACAGGCTGTTCGTGTGCGCGTCCTGGGCGCGGAGGGGCTTCTGCGACGCTCGCCGGCGGCTCATGAAGAGGCTCTGCCCCAGCAGCTGCGACTTCTGCTACGGTGATGCCCACGGGGCCGGGACAGGGCTGCGTGGGAGCTGGGTCTTGGCCATGGTCTGGGCTGAGGGGGCACTGATGGGGCTCTTTCCCCCACCCGGAGCAGAATTCCCCTTCCCCACGGTGGCCACCACCCCACCGCCCCCCAGGACCAAAACCAGGCTGGTGCCTGAGGGCAGGAACGTGACCTTCCGCTGCGGCCGGAAGATCCTCCACAAGAAAGGGAAAGT CTGGTACAAGGACCAGGAGCCCCTGGAGTTCTCCTACCCCGGCTACCTGGCCCTGGGCGAGGCGCACCTGAGCATCATCGCCAACGCCGTCAATGAGGGCACCTACACCTGCGTGGTGCGCCGCCAGCAGCGCGTGCTGACCACCTACTCCTGGCGAGTCCGTGTGCGGGGCTGA
- the MMP23B gene encoding matrix metalloproteinase-23 isoform X1, which yields MGRGARVPSEAPGAGVERRWLGAALVALCLLPALVLLARLGAPAVPAWSAAQGDVAALGLSAVAPTRVPGPLAPRRRRYTLTPARLRWDHFNLTYRILSFPRNLLSPRETRRALAAAFRMWSDVSPFSFREVAPEQPSDLRIGFYPINHTDCLVSALHHCFDGPTGELAHAFFPPHGGIHFDDSEYWVLGPTRYSWKKGVWLTDLVHVAAHEIGHALGLMHSQHGRALMHLNATLRGWKALSQDELWGLHRLYGCLDRLFVCASWARRGFCDARRRLMKRLCPSSCDFCYGDAHGAGTGLRGSWVLAMVWAEGALMGLFPPPGAEFPFPTVATTPPPPRTKTRLVPEGRNVTFRCGRKILHKKGKVYWYKDQEPLEFSYPGYLALGEAHLSIIANAVNEGTYTCVVRRQQRVLTTYSWRVRVRG from the exons ATGGGCCGCGGGGCCCGTGTCCCCTCGGAGGCCCCGGGGGCAGGCGTCGAGCGCCGCTGGCTTGGAGCCGCGCTGGTCGCCCTGTGCCTCCTCCCCGCGCTGGTGCTGCTGGCCCGGCTGGGGGCCCCGGCGGTGCCGGCCTGGAGCGCAGCGCAG GGAGACGTCGCTGCGCTGGGCCTCTCGGCGGTCGCCCCCACCCGGGTCCCGGGCCCACTGGCCCCCCGCAGACGCCGCTACACGCTGACTCCAGCCAGGCTGCGCTGGGACCACTTCAACCTCACCTACAG GATCCTCTCCTTCCCGCGGAACCTGCTGAGCCCGCGGGAGACGCGGCGGGCCCTAGCTGCCGCCTTCCGCATGTGGAGCGACGTGTCCCCCTTCAGCTTCCGCGAGGTGGCCCCCGAGCAGCCCAGCGACCTCCGGATAG GCTTCTACCCGATCAACCACACGGACTGCCTGGTCTCCGCGCTGCACCACTGCTTCGACGGCCCCACGGGGGAGCTGGCCCACGCCTTCTTCCCCCCGCACGGCGGCATCCACTTCGACGATAGCGAGTACTGGGTCCTGGGCCCCACGCGCTACAGCTGGAAGAAAG GCGTGTGGCTCACGGACCTGGTGCACGTGGCGGCCCACGAGATCGGCCACGCGCTGGGCCTGATGCACTCACAACACGGCCGGGCGCTCATGCACCTGAACGCCACGCTGCGCGGCTGGAAGGCGTTGTCCCAGGACGAGCTGTGGGGGCTGCACCGGCTCTACG GATGCCTCGACAGGCTGTTCGTGTGCGCGTCCTGGGCGCGGAGGGGCTTCTGCGACGCTCGCCGGCGGCTCATGAAGAGGCTCTGCCCCAGCAGCTGCGACTTCTGCTACGGTGATGCCCACGGGGCCGGGACAGGGCTGCGTGGGAGCTGGGTCTTGGCCATGGTCTGGGCTGAGGGGGCACTGATGGGGCTCTTTCCCCCACCCGGAGCAGAATTCCCCTTCCCCACGGTGGCCACCACCCCACCGCCCCCCAGGACCAAAACCAGGCTGGTGCCTGAGGGCAGGAACGTGACCTTCCGCTGCGGCCGGAAGATCCTCCACAAGAAAGGGAAAGTGTA CTGGTACAAGGACCAGGAGCCCCTGGAGTTCTCCTACCCCGGCTACCTGGCCCTGGGCGAGGCGCACCTGAGCATCATCGCCAACGCCGTCAATGAGGGCACCTACACCTGCGTGGTGCGCCGCCAGCAGCGCGTGCTGACCACCTACTCCTGGCGAGTCCGTGTGCGGGGCTGA
- the MMP23B gene encoding matrix metalloproteinase-23 isoform X4 has product MGRGARVPSEAPGAGVERRWLGAALVALCLLPALVLLARLGAPAVPAWSAAQGDVAALGLSAVAPTRVPGPLAPRRRRYTLTPARLRWDHFNLTYRILSFPRNLLSPRETRRALAAAFRMWSDVSPFSFREVAPEQPSDLRIGFYPINHTDCLVSALHHCFDGPTGELAHAFFPPHGGIHFDDSEYWVLGPTRYSWKKGVWLTDLVHVAAHEIGHALGLMHSQHGRALMHLNATLRGWKALSQDELWGLHRLYGCLDRLFVCASWARRGFCDARRRLMKRLCPSSCDFCYEFPFPTVATTPPPPRTKTRLVPEGRNVTFRCGRKILHKKGKVWYKDQEPLEFSYPGYLALGEAHLSIIANAVNEGTYTCVVRRQQRVLTTYSWRVRVRG; this is encoded by the exons ATGGGCCGCGGGGCCCGTGTCCCCTCGGAGGCCCCGGGGGCAGGCGTCGAGCGCCGCTGGCTTGGAGCCGCGCTGGTCGCCCTGTGCCTCCTCCCCGCGCTGGTGCTGCTGGCCCGGCTGGGGGCCCCGGCGGTGCCGGCCTGGAGCGCAGCGCAG GGAGACGTCGCTGCGCTGGGCCTCTCGGCGGTCGCCCCCACCCGGGTCCCGGGCCCACTGGCCCCCCGCAGACGCCGCTACACGCTGACTCCAGCCAGGCTGCGCTGGGACCACTTCAACCTCACCTACAG GATCCTCTCCTTCCCGCGGAACCTGCTGAGCCCGCGGGAGACGCGGCGGGCCCTAGCTGCCGCCTTCCGCATGTGGAGCGACGTGTCCCCCTTCAGCTTCCGCGAGGTGGCCCCCGAGCAGCCCAGCGACCTCCGGATAG GCTTCTACCCGATCAACCACACGGACTGCCTGGTCTCCGCGCTGCACCACTGCTTCGACGGCCCCACGGGGGAGCTGGCCCACGCCTTCTTCCCCCCGCACGGCGGCATCCACTTCGACGATAGCGAGTACTGGGTCCTGGGCCCCACGCGCTACAGCTGGAAGAAAG GCGTGTGGCTCACGGACCTGGTGCACGTGGCGGCCCACGAGATCGGCCACGCGCTGGGCCTGATGCACTCACAACACGGCCGGGCGCTCATGCACCTGAACGCCACGCTGCGCGGCTGGAAGGCGTTGTCCCAGGACGAGCTGTGGGGGCTGCACCGGCTCTACG GATGCCTCGACAGGCTGTTCGTGTGCGCGTCCTGGGCGCGGAGGGGCTTCTGCGACGCTCGCCGGCGGCTCATGAAGAGGCTCTGCCCCAGCAGCTGCGACTTCTGCTACG AATTCCCCTTCCCCACGGTGGCCACCACCCCACCGCCCCCCAGGACCAAAACCAGGCTGGTGCCTGAGGGCAGGAACGTGACCTTCCGCTGCGGCCGGAAGATCCTCCACAAGAAAGGGAAAGT CTGGTACAAGGACCAGGAGCCCCTGGAGTTCTCCTACCCCGGCTACCTGGCCCTGGGCGAGGCGCACCTGAGCATCATCGCCAACGCCGTCAATGAGGGCACCTACACCTGCGTGGTGCGCCGCCAGCAGCGCGTGCTGACCACCTACTCCTGGCGAGTCCGTGTGCGGGGCTGA
- the MMP23B gene encoding matrix metalloproteinase-23 isoform X3, with protein MGRGARVPSEAPGAGVERRWLGAALVALCLLPALVLLARLGAPAVPAWSAAQGDVAALGLSAVAPTRVPGPLAPRRRRYTLTPARLRWDHFNLTYRILSFPRNLLSPRETRRALAAAFRMWSDVSPFSFREVAPEQPSDLRIGFYPINHTDCLVSALHHCFDGPTGELAHAFFPPHGGIHFDDSEYWVLGPTRYSWKKGVWLTDLVHVAAHEIGHALGLMHSQHGRALMHLNATLRGWKALSQDELWGLHRLYGCLDRLFVCASWARRGFCDARRRLMKRLCPSSCDFCYEFPFPTVATTPPPPRTKTRLVPEGRNVTFRCGRKILHKKGKVYWYKDQEPLEFSYPGYLALGEAHLSIIANAVNEGTYTCVVRRQQRVLTTYSWRVRVRG; from the exons ATGGGCCGCGGGGCCCGTGTCCCCTCGGAGGCCCCGGGGGCAGGCGTCGAGCGCCGCTGGCTTGGAGCCGCGCTGGTCGCCCTGTGCCTCCTCCCCGCGCTGGTGCTGCTGGCCCGGCTGGGGGCCCCGGCGGTGCCGGCCTGGAGCGCAGCGCAG GGAGACGTCGCTGCGCTGGGCCTCTCGGCGGTCGCCCCCACCCGGGTCCCGGGCCCACTGGCCCCCCGCAGACGCCGCTACACGCTGACTCCAGCCAGGCTGCGCTGGGACCACTTCAACCTCACCTACAG GATCCTCTCCTTCCCGCGGAACCTGCTGAGCCCGCGGGAGACGCGGCGGGCCCTAGCTGCCGCCTTCCGCATGTGGAGCGACGTGTCCCCCTTCAGCTTCCGCGAGGTGGCCCCCGAGCAGCCCAGCGACCTCCGGATAG GCTTCTACCCGATCAACCACACGGACTGCCTGGTCTCCGCGCTGCACCACTGCTTCGACGGCCCCACGGGGGAGCTGGCCCACGCCTTCTTCCCCCCGCACGGCGGCATCCACTTCGACGATAGCGAGTACTGGGTCCTGGGCCCCACGCGCTACAGCTGGAAGAAAG GCGTGTGGCTCACGGACCTGGTGCACGTGGCGGCCCACGAGATCGGCCACGCGCTGGGCCTGATGCACTCACAACACGGCCGGGCGCTCATGCACCTGAACGCCACGCTGCGCGGCTGGAAGGCGTTGTCCCAGGACGAGCTGTGGGGGCTGCACCGGCTCTACG GATGCCTCGACAGGCTGTTCGTGTGCGCGTCCTGGGCGCGGAGGGGCTTCTGCGACGCTCGCCGGCGGCTCATGAAGAGGCTCTGCCCCAGCAGCTGCGACTTCTGCTACG AATTCCCCTTCCCCACGGTGGCCACCACCCCACCGCCCCCCAGGACCAAAACCAGGCTGGTGCCTGAGGGCAGGAACGTGACCTTCCGCTGCGGCCGGAAGATCCTCCACAAGAAAGGGAAAGTGTA CTGGTACAAGGACCAGGAGCCCCTGGAGTTCTCCTACCCCGGCTACCTGGCCCTGGGCGAGGCGCACCTGAGCATCATCGCCAACGCCGTCAATGAGGGCACCTACACCTGCGTGGTGCGCCGCCAGCAGCGCGTGCTGACCACCTACTCCTGGCGAGTCCGTGTGCGGGGCTGA
- the MMP23B gene encoding matrix metalloproteinase-23 isoform X5, which translates to MGRGARVPSEAPGAGVERRWLGAALVALCLLPALVLLARLGAPAVPAWSAAQGDVAALGLSAVAPTRVPGPLAPRRRRYTLTPARLRWDHFNLTYRILSFPRNLLSPRETRRALAAAFRMWSDVSPFSFREVAPEQPSDLRIGFYPINHTDCLVSALHHCFDGPTGELAHAFFPPHGGIHFDDSEYWVLGPTRYSWKKGVWLTDLVHVAAHEIGHALGLMHSQHGRALMHLNATLRGWKALSQDELWGLHRLYGCLDRLFVCASWARRGFCDARRRLMKRLCPSSCDFCYGDAHGAGTGLRGSWVLAMVWAEGALMGLFPPPGAEFPFPTVATTPPPPRTKTRLVPEGRNVTFRCGRKILHKKGKV; encoded by the exons ATGGGCCGCGGGGCCCGTGTCCCCTCGGAGGCCCCGGGGGCAGGCGTCGAGCGCCGCTGGCTTGGAGCCGCGCTGGTCGCCCTGTGCCTCCTCCCCGCGCTGGTGCTGCTGGCCCGGCTGGGGGCCCCGGCGGTGCCGGCCTGGAGCGCAGCGCAG GGAGACGTCGCTGCGCTGGGCCTCTCGGCGGTCGCCCCCACCCGGGTCCCGGGCCCACTGGCCCCCCGCAGACGCCGCTACACGCTGACTCCAGCCAGGCTGCGCTGGGACCACTTCAACCTCACCTACAG GATCCTCTCCTTCCCGCGGAACCTGCTGAGCCCGCGGGAGACGCGGCGGGCCCTAGCTGCCGCCTTCCGCATGTGGAGCGACGTGTCCCCCTTCAGCTTCCGCGAGGTGGCCCCCGAGCAGCCCAGCGACCTCCGGATAG GCTTCTACCCGATCAACCACACGGACTGCCTGGTCTCCGCGCTGCACCACTGCTTCGACGGCCCCACGGGGGAGCTGGCCCACGCCTTCTTCCCCCCGCACGGCGGCATCCACTTCGACGATAGCGAGTACTGGGTCCTGGGCCCCACGCGCTACAGCTGGAAGAAAG GCGTGTGGCTCACGGACCTGGTGCACGTGGCGGCCCACGAGATCGGCCACGCGCTGGGCCTGATGCACTCACAACACGGCCGGGCGCTCATGCACCTGAACGCCACGCTGCGCGGCTGGAAGGCGTTGTCCCAGGACGAGCTGTGGGGGCTGCACCGGCTCTACG GATGCCTCGACAGGCTGTTCGTGTGCGCGTCCTGGGCGCGGAGGGGCTTCTGCGACGCTCGCCGGCGGCTCATGAAGAGGCTCTGCCCCAGCAGCTGCGACTTCTGCTACGGTGATGCCCACGGGGCCGGGACAGGGCTGCGTGGGAGCTGGGTCTTGGCCATGGTCTGGGCTGAGGGGGCACTGATGGGGCTCTTTCCCCCACCCGGAGCAGAATTCCCCTTCCCCACGGTGGCCACCACCCCACCGCCCCCCAGGACCAAAACCAGGCTGGTGCCTGAGGGCAGGAACGTGACCTTCCGCTGCGGCCGGAAGATCCTCCACAAGAAAGGGAAAGTGTAG